The Micromonospora sp. NBC_01740 genome includes a window with the following:
- a CDS encoding MBL fold metallo-hydrolase, translating into MTARFTRVADGVHVLREPLLHVNVTLVVGDGAALLVDTLSTAGQAAELAAAARAVTPHPWTLVNTHHHFDHCFGNATLAADPPRPVYAHELAAEAMREPDRLRREAYAELRDAHPTLAAEVAGTELLAPTHTVHGETVLDVGGRRVVLRHPGRGHTAGDLVVHVPDVDVLVAGDLVEQSGPPAFEESYPLQWPDTVAELLRMTTPATVVVPGHGEPVDAAFVRAQHAQLVELAWLIRAGHTGGAPPERVAAEAPFGARPALYAARRGYAELDGTA; encoded by the coding sequence GTGACCGCCCGCTTCACGCGGGTCGCCGACGGGGTGCACGTGCTGCGCGAGCCGCTGCTGCACGTCAACGTCACGCTCGTCGTCGGCGACGGGGCCGCCCTGCTGGTCGACACGCTCTCCACCGCCGGGCAGGCCGCCGAGCTGGCCGCCGCCGCCCGGGCGGTCACCCCCCATCCGTGGACGCTGGTGAACACCCACCACCACTTCGACCACTGCTTCGGCAACGCGACCCTCGCCGCCGACCCGCCCCGCCCGGTGTACGCCCACGAGCTGGCCGCCGAGGCGATGCGCGAGCCGGACCGGCTGCGCCGGGAGGCGTACGCGGAACTGCGCGACGCGCACCCCACGCTGGCCGCCGAGGTGGCCGGCACGGAGCTGCTGGCGCCGACGCACACCGTGCACGGCGAGACCGTGCTCGACGTGGGCGGCCGGCGGGTGGTGCTGCGCCATCCCGGTCGCGGGCACACCGCCGGTGACCTGGTGGTGCACGTGCCGGACGTCGACGTGCTGGTCGCCGGGGACCTGGTGGAGCAGAGCGGCCCGCCGGCCTTCGAGGAGTCGTACCCGTTGCAGTGGCCCGACACGGTGGCGGAGCTACTGCGGATGACCACCCCGGCCACAGTGGTCGTGCCGGGGCACGGCGAGCCGGTCGACGCGGCGTTCGTACGCGCGCAGCACGCCCAGCTCGTCGAGCTGGCCTGGCTCATTCGCGCCGGGCACACCGGCGGCGCCCCACCGGAGCGCGTCGCCGCCGAGGCGCCCTTCGGGGCCCGTCCCGCCCTGTACGCCGCCCGCCGCGGCTACGCCGAACTCGACGGCACCGCCTGA